The Panicum virgatum strain AP13 chromosome 5K, P.virgatum_v5, whole genome shotgun sequence genome has a window encoding:
- the LOC120705880 gene encoding protein NETWORKED 4B-like: MKRMHRMPTRKSHSWWWDSHISPKNSKWLAENLQEMDKQVKEMLKLIEDEGDSFAKKAEMYYQRRPLLVTHVENFYRMYRALAERYDNVTGELRKNLPSSLQSQGSGISETDSETQSISPSPEPNMEQKTPKQKRKARAVGFDVFLGSGGSSDISKKGSEGSSSSSSSDSDSEVDEGSEENGNGISYIMNGRINELEEELQEARQQIEALEEKNMNCQCEKLEESLKQVSSEKEDLVAAVLANKNEIEGLKGNLAKVTGEKLQLEAQVKELEQASQSLDDSSAEIMKLQEIIKDLQARLQNDSNEKSILEERAMEFEQVRKQLEDSRTEVRELQATIKNLKDDLGKTLQEKALLQDRVKDLEQASSDLNASVASLEGKLTAAQAQLEQLRAENAEASFKSEEQISELNETIADLKKKLELLSSEKSAVDNKVSILLIDVTTRDEKLKEMEIHLHQLHLEHVKLLEEADVARKTVSGLRARVCELEEEVEKQKLMISDSAEGKREAIRQLCFSLDHYRHGYEQLRQLLQGHKRPMVMAT, from the exons ATGAAGCGCATGCACAGAATGCCAACGAGGAAGTCCCACTCATGGTGGTGGGACAGTCACATTAGCCCCAAGAACTCCAAATGGTTAGCTGAGAATTTGCAAG AGATGGATAAGCAAGTTAAAGAGATGCTGAAGCTCATAGAGGATGAAGGTGATTCTTTTGCAAAGAAGGCTGAGATGTATTACCAAAGACGGCCTTTGCTTGTAACCCATGTTGAGAACTTCTATCGCATGTACCGTGCACTTGCTGAGCGTTATGACAACGTGACTGGGGAATTGCGCAAGAATCTTCCATCATCTCTGCAGTCTCAAGGCTCTGGTATATCTGAAACTGATTCCGAGACGCAATCAATTTCCCCATCTCCAGAGCCTAACATGGAACAGAAGACACCAAAACAGaagcgcaaagcaagagcaGTTGGCTTTGATGTGTTCCTTGGTTCTGGTGGAAGCTCAGACATTTCGAAGAAGGGTAGTGAAGGATCATCGTCTTCGTCTTCTTCAGATTCTGATTCAGAGGTTGATGAAGGAAGTGAAGAAAATGGCAATGGAATTTCTTATATAATGAATGGACGGATTAATGAGCTAGAAGAGGAGCTTCAGGAAGCAAGGCAACAAATTGAGGCACTTGAGGAAAAGAACATGAACTGCCAATGTGAAAAACTTGAAGAGAGTCTCAAACAAGTTAGCAGTGAAAAGGAAGATTTGGTAGCTGCAGTTCTGGCAAACAAGAACGAGATTGAGGGTCTAAAAGGAAACCTAGCAAAAGTTACAGGAGAGAAATTGCAGCTCGAGGCCCAGGTAAAGGAGCTTGAACAAGCATCTCAGAGCTTAGATGATTCTTCTGCAGAGATTATGAAGTTACAAGAAATAATCAAGGATCTGCAAGCAAGATTGCAAAATGATTCAAATGAGAAAAGTATACTTGAGGAACGTGCTATGGAGTTTGAGCAAGTTCGTAAGCAGTTAGAGGATTCAAGGACTGAGGTCAGGGAGCTACAGGCTACAATCAAGAACCTGAAAGATGACTTAGGGAAAACTCTACAAGAGAAAGCACTGCTTCAGGACCGTGTGAAGGATCTGGAACAGGCAAGTAGTGACTTAAATGCCTCGGTGGCTTCTCTTGAGGGCAAGTTAACCGCCGCACAGGCACAGCTTGAACAACTTCGTGCCGAGAACGCAGAAGCTTCCTTCAAGAGCGAGGAACAAATATCAGAACTGAATGAAACCATCGCTGATCTTAAGAAGAAGCTTGAGCTGCTGTCCTCAGAGAAATCTGCAGTTGACAATAAGGTGTCCATTCTGCTGATTGATGTCACCACTCGTGATGAAAAGCTGAAGGAGATGGAGATCCACTTGCATCAGCTGCACCTGGAGCATGTCAAGCTGCTTGAAGAAGCAGATGTCGCACGGAAGACTGTCTCAGGCCTGCGTGCAAGGGTGTgcgagctcgaggaagaggttgAGAAGCAGAAACTTATGATATCCGATAGCGCAGAAGGGAAGCGGGAGGCGATCAGGCAGCTGTGCTTCTCACTTGATCACTACCGCCATGGGTACGAGCAGCTCCGGCAGCTCCTTCAAGGCCACAAGAGGCCCATGGTGATGGCAACTTGA